From the Quercus lobata isolate SW786 chromosome 6, ValleyOak3.0 Primary Assembly, whole genome shotgun sequence genome, one window contains:
- the LOC115949623 gene encoding vacuolar-processing enzyme alpha-isozyme-like, which produces MICSGHGAFIVLLALSCLIVPITYASKLPSQVLDFIHGGTIKNAGCNTNLSGKRWAVLVAGSKGYYNYRHQADVCHAYQILKKGGLKDENIIVFMYDDIAFNDNNPRPGVIINKPNGGDVYAGVPKDYTKDHVNAKNFYAVILGNKSALTGGSGKVVNSGPNDHIFIYYTDHGGPGVLAMPTGEYMYANDLNNVLKKKHAAKSYKSMVFYLEACESGSIFEGLLPNNLNIYATTASNASEDSYAAYCPEDSEAVEKYDTCLGDLYSISWLEDSDKHDLRQETLQKQYEVVQRRTVVGVSDRSSHVMQYGNKKQSNECLYYYMGTNPTNENYTFVKNPSSPSTLRVVNQRDANLLHFWHKYHKAPAGSHEKLKAQKELNDEISLRKHVDYSINHIGELLFGNGNSSKVLETVRPSGQPIVDDWNCFKMLVSTYEKYCGSLSKYGTQHMRAIANMCNAGVTMKQMVAASTQTCFKIPPTY; this is translated from the exons ATGATTTGTTCTGGGCATGGTGCATTTATAGTACTTCTTGCACTTTCATGTTTGATTGTGCCTATCACATATGCATCCAAATTACCATCACAAGTACTGGATTTCATTCATGGTGGTACTATAAAAAATGCTGGTTGTAACACCAATCTCAGTGGAAAGAGATGGGCGGTTCTAGTTGCCGGATCAAAAGGTTACTATAATTATAGACATCAG GCTGATGTATGTCATGCATATCAAATATTGAAGAAAGGTGGgttaaaagatgaaaatatcaTTGTGTTCATGTATGATGATATTGCATTCAATGATAACAACCCTAGACCTGGTGTGATTATCAACAAACCAAATGGTGGTGATGTTTATGCAGGAGTGCCCAAG GATTATACAAAAGACCATGTTAATGCAAAAAACTTTTATGCTGTTATTCTTGGAAACAAAAGTGCCCTCACTGGTGGTAGTGGTAAGGTAGTGAATAGCGGACCAAATGaccatattttcatatattatacTGACCATGGAGGTCCTGGGGTACTAG CGATGCCGACTGGTGAATATATGTATGCCAATGATCTTAACAATGTGTTGAAGAAGAAGCATGCAGCAAAATCTTACAAAAGCATG GTATTTTACCTTGAAGCTTGTGAGTCTGGGAGTATTTTTGAGGGACTTCTTCCAAATAACTTGAACATATATGCAACTACAGCATCAAATGCAAGTGAGGATAGTTATGCAGCATATTGTCCAGAGGATTCTGAAGCTGTTGAGAAATATGACACATGTTTGGGAGACTTATATAGTATTTCCTGGTTGGAGGATAG TGACAAACATGATTTGCGCCAGGAAACTTTACAGAAGCAATATGAAGTG gttcaaaggagaACAGTAGTAGGTGTTTCAGATCGCAGTTCACATGTAATGCAGtatggaaacaaaaaacaaagtaaTGAATGCCTCTACTATTACATGGGTACAAATCCTACAAATGAAAACTATACTTTTGTTAAAAATCCCTCTTCACCATCAACTCTGAGGGTTGTTAACCAACGTGATGCGAATCTCCTTCATTTCTGGCACAAG taccATAAAGCCCCTGCAGGCTCTCATGAAAAGCTTAAAGCTCAAAAGGAACTAAATGATGAGATTTCTTTAAGGAAGCATGTGGACTACAGTATAAATCATATTGGAGAGCTTTTGTTTGGAAATGGTAATAGCTCAAAAGTGTTGGAGACTGTTCGGCCAAGTGGGCAACCTATTGTGGACGATTGGAATTGTTTTAAGATGCTT GTAAGTACATATGAGAAATATTGTGGATCATTATCAAAATATGGAACGCAACACATGCGAGCAATTGCTAATATGTGCAATGCTGGGGTTACTATGAAGCAAATGGTTGCAGCATCAACTCAAACTTGTTTTAAGATACCCCCTACTTATTAG
- the LOC115994082 gene encoding uncharacterized protein LOC115994082 translates to MGGVIGKAANGIGGVIGSAFAAPVKTIFGASCEGVCSGPWDVVCFIEHLCVSNLLKLLMILVLCYIMLLFFYLLFKLGICQCIVRSLCKMCWAACETYFFSLEDISCFLWHKLKNTKRINRRRRRHFQDVELGYSSSDESDFLDNYHHLNVSRKQKSVRERRKDRLRRSLYPSSRHSGHCHNHHHVRLKTGEVSVHVRGRSQRLRSSRQFQLSKVRNVRKDAGIFKRRRFK, encoded by the exons ATGGGGGGTGTAATTGGTAAAGCTGCAAATGGAATTGGAGGTGTTATTGGAAGTGCATTTGCAGCTCCAGTCAAGACTATCTTTGGTGCATCATGCGA GGGTGTTTGTTCAGGACCATGGGATGTAGTATGTTTCATTGAGCATTTATGTGTCTCCAACCTGTTGAAACTGCTAATGATCTTGGTCCTTTGCTACATAA TGTTGTTGTTCTTCTACTTATTGTTCAAGTTGGGGATCTGCCAATGCATAGTAAGAAGCCTTTGTAAGATGTGTTGGGCAGCATGTGagacatattttttttctttagaagaCATTAGCTGTTTCTTGTGGCACAAGTTAAAGAATACCAAGAGGATAAATCGCCGGCGTAGGCGCCATTTTCAAGATGTTGAATTAGGGTACAGTTCAAGTGatgaaagtgattttttagATAACTATCATCATCTAAATGTCAGTAGAAAGCAAAAGTCGgtcagagagagaagaaaagatcGGCTTCGGAGATCTCTCTACCCTTCAAGTAGGCATAGTGGACACTGTCACAATCACCATCATGTAAGGTTGAAGACTGGGGAAGTATCTGTTCATGTTAGGGGCAGATCTCAAAGATTAAGGAGCTCAAGACAATTTCAATTGAGTAAGGTAAGAAATGTTCGAAAAGATGCTGGGATTTTCAAGAGGAGACGGTTTAAATGA